The genomic window TCGCTCAAATATACCGGCGAGAACGAGGACATGAACGAAAGCTTCGGCTTTTTGACCGTTGCCCTCCTAATCGGCGTGGCTCTGATCTCGATGGTGCTGATTGCCCAATTCAATTCCGTCTCCGCCCCGTTCATCATCATGGTCGCGGTCGGACTCAGCCTGATCGGTGTGCTCCTCGGACTCATCCTTACGCGTACGCCGTTCGGTCTCATGACCTTTATTGGCCTCATCTCGCTGGCCGGAATCGTCGTGAACAACTCAATCGTGCTAGTTGACTACGTCATGCAACTCCGAAATCAGGGTCTGGAGAAGCAGCATGCTATTATCGAAGGCGGTGCGACGCGTCTTCGTCCCGTTCTCCTCACGGCCTTGACGACCATTCTCGGACTGATTCCCCTCACGTTTGGCATCAACATCGACTTCGTCGGCCTCATCACGGACTTTGCTCCCAACTTCCAATTTGGATCCGAGAACACGCAGTTCTGGGGCCCAATGGGCACGGCGATCATTTCCGGCCTCACGTTTGGGACGTTTCTCACGCTCGTGATCGTGCCAGTCATGTACTCGGCCTTCGATTCGCTCGGTGTACACCTCGCGCTCGCATTCGGTGGTTCGCCCTCCGGCGGAGCCATCACCACAGACGCAGTGGCAGGTACGGGCGAACTCGCTATGAGTGGCGGGAATGGCGTCTCCTCCACGCAACCGACTGGCGACGGCTCCGGCTTCAATCCCGTTAAGCGGGACGACAGCCGACACGATTAGCCAGACATGGCGTCCTGCGCATCTTGAGCTGTGACTCTCCCAGTGGATGGGGAAAGGTGCACCAGGACGCCTTTTCGTCTCTGCTGAACGTAGGATCCGCCGGTCCTTACCTCCTACGTGTAGCTCTAGCTATTGCATCCGCCGTACCCGCCATTTAGGTTGTCTGAGTCGGATTACAAAACAATAGCGTGATGCATTTCACTTTTTGTTTGTGGAATGATCAATTAACTTAGGGTCTCGTATCCATCTCCTCCCCCCGCGACGATACCGTCGGCACGCATCTCACGTTCTCTTGCAGTCATTCTCCCGCGGTAATGAACCACGACAATACGCTGCAAAACTCCGAGTTCGTCGATCGCAAGGACAGTCTCTCGAAAAAGCTCCGCTACGGTGCTATTCATGCACTCGACTGGGTCTACGGTCGGGCTTCCCTCGTAGGTGATATGCCGATCCACGACAACAGCACGTTTCCGTGGGCTCGCGACCTGGAGAAGGAGTGGACGACGATCCGCGATGAGGTCGAACCTCTCCTCAAGCACCGTGACGCGCTTCCAAGTTTTCACGACATCGCCGAGGACGCGTCCACCATTTCCCAGGACGACATGTGGAAAACGTTCTTCCTCTACGGATACGGCGAAAAGGCTGAAGAAAACTGCAAACGCTGCCCGCGCACGACGGAGCTCGTTGAACAAATCCCGGGCATGACCACGGCCTTCTTTTCCATTTTGTCGCCCGGGAAGCACATCCCCGCTCACCGTGGCCCGTACAAGGGCGTCTTGCGCTATCACCTCGGCCTGAAGGTCCCGGAGCCGGCCAAGAAATGCCGTATTCGCGTCGATGACCAAATCGCGCACTGGAACGAAGGTGAGAGTCTCATCTTCGACGACACGTACAATCACGAAGTGTGGAACGAGACGACTGGAGAACGCGCGATCCTCTTCGTCGACTTTAAGCGGCCGATGTCGACGCCCATTTCGCAGATCAACGACCTCGTCATGGAGCTTCTCCGACGCACATCTGTCGTTCAAGAGGCCCGAAAGAATCAGGCACATTGGAACGAACGCCTCGAACAGGCCGAGCAAGGGGCAGAATCGGAAACGGTCGAACCATGACAACCTGTTTGGCGGACAGCCTCCGGCATCCTCACG from Longibacter salinarum includes these protein-coding regions:
- a CDS encoding aspartyl/asparaginyl beta-hydroxylase domain-containing protein — encoded protein: MNHDNTLQNSEFVDRKDSLSKKLRYGAIHALDWVYGRASLVGDMPIHDNSTFPWARDLEKEWTTIRDEVEPLLKHRDALPSFHDIAEDASTISQDDMWKTFFLYGYGEKAEENCKRCPRTTELVEQIPGMTTAFFSILSPGKHIPAHRGPYKGVLRYHLGLKVPEPAKKCRIRVDDQIAHWNEGESLIFDDTYNHEVWNETTGERAILFVDFKRPMSTPISQINDLVMELLRRTSVVQEARKNQAHWNERLEQAEQGAESETVEP